The sequence TCACTGGCCGTGTCCTTGCGGTGATGTTTGTGGTGTCGGCGACGCCGATGTCTACGACGAGGTAGCTGTAGTCCGATGAAGACGGCATCAGCTCCGCCTTGCTTTCGATGATCTGAAAGAGAaacaaggaaatggtttatttaacgacgcactcaacacattttatttacggttatatggtatcagatatatggttaaggaccacacagatattgagagaggaaacccgctgtcgccacttcatgggttactcttttcgatttgcagcaagggatcttttatatgcaccatcccacagacagggtagtacataccacggcctttgatataccagtcatgttgcactggtggcaatgagaaatagcccaatggatccactagaggggatgattttctgCGATCACGAAAAAATGGACGGAATCGCGGAATTTAGTAACTGAAACGGAATTtgcgatttttaaaaaataaccttcaaaagttgtatttctAGTTCAAGcaccataataaatatttttagtagttTTAAGATTCAATATTGATAATACACGCATAGTGTTTTGGTATGCAAACTTTCATGGAGTACACTGTATGCCTAAATATTTTCAGAACCATTAATTCTCGGAAGTTACGCTTAATTGACGTAAGCTTGCAACAAAGCATGTGACTGTTTACCCGTGTCACTTTACATAGTGAAATTTAACTTTATGTACTAAcacaattttagaatgttgattatataataGGATTTCTAGTACATTCAATTtcgatatttttcaataatacttATTACGATTCAAAAGCATAGCCAATTTACACGCTTTCGCCAGAAAACGTAATTTCGTAAAACTTCGGGCATATTCGTTAATTTGTACAgaaacatttcacatttatagtccgtcccacggggaacgcctttCTTCATGCTACGGaatttactacacgttatttatttctgaaccgaatgttttctaaattgcacacacaaatatcattttacttttcttcacacatgtagcacgtgctacagaCCCTGCGGTGAGGCATTGTGTACATTtcccccctctccccgagggggttgcaaaatatatatcttgggaaTTGGGCCCAGctattatttgtgctacaggccccactgatccttaaaccggctctgaatatataattctaggcaaatatatatttcttaaagttataaaataatgtcgaaacTTTAAACGATCGACAGAACAGTGCTTAGTTTCGGTTCACTACCACTGGCCTATATCCAGATTGACCCGACctcgtttgaatatgtaatCTGTGCATACGGCACGCTAGTTAGgttacagagaaacatacatgtgtaatcgaGTAAGTACTAAAATAGtaatgtgcccccccccccttttttttttttttttttttttcacgctttgtaatcataatggaactaataaaatgttatcaagtatttatttatttatacatattttttggcaactaatgtaagattacgaacaatgcattaccaaagttcttgttcatattttcgtGAAAATAGTGGGGTTTGTCaacggtgtgttttgtttataaatgaaacttacccataatccatcaaatgaaatgaaactaaaagccacacaatcaacaattattcattgtttgaatttaagggagaatggatgtctttattattattaaatacaaacaataattaaccgTAATTAAGTTTGTGGCTTTGTTTTAACTGCGGCTTATTTAAAGGTGCGGTTTATTTACGGATGATGGTGGGAACTAAGTGGTGCGGTTTAtacacttctcttttttttaaagtttgtttcaaaaataatttgtacaGGTATTTAACAAATAGCAATAGCAAACCAGCTcagagctggaacaataaaacaaatgtatatagtttataacaataaaatatgacactaattgaacacaaaaacagaaaaaaacggAATTTGCacaaatctgaaacggaatgtggcaaaatctgaaacggaaaataatCCCCTCtaatccaccgacggggatcgatcctacactgggctacatcccaccacttCTGAAAGAGAGAGTCTGATGCAGTCAActccagggcccgtgcttataaaacttttacagtccagactcaatctctaataaCGTCACACACGTACAATTTGTATGACATTGTCAtcacattactgtctcagactctattacagactcaatctttaatgacgtcacatgcatacaatttgtatggcattgtcatcacattactgtctcagactctattacagactcaatctctaatgacgtcacatgcatacaatttgtatggcattgtcatcaCATTACTGTCTCACTCTAttacagactcaatctctaatgaaaaaagaaaaaaagaaagaagtcttttatttaacgacgcactcaacacattttttatttacggttatatggcgtcagacatatggttaaggaccacacagatttttttagaggaaacccactgtcgccacataggctactcttttacgacaggcagcaagggatcttttatttgcgcttcccacaggcaggatagcacaaaccatggcctttgttgaaccagttatggatcactggtcggtgcaagtggtttacacctacccattgagccttgcggagcactcactcagggtttggagtcggtatctggattaaaaattccatgcctcgactgggatccgaacccagtacctaccagcctgtggaccgatggcctgccacaacgccaccgaggccggtatcaatctctaatgacgtcacacacatacaatttgtatggagttgtcatgacattagtgtctcagactctattacagactcaatctctaatgacgtcacacacatacaatttgtatggcattgtcatgacattactgtctaagactctattacagactcaatctctaatgacatcacgcacatacaatttgtatggcattgtcatgacattactgtctcagactctattacagactcaatctctaatgatgtaaCACGcgtacaatttgtatggcattgtcatgacattactgtctcagactctattacagactcaatctctaatgacgtcacacccgtacaatttgtatggcattgtcatgacattactgtctcagactctattacagactcaatctctgcattgtcatgacattactgtctcagactctattacagactcaatctctgcattgtcatgacattactgtctcagactctattacagactcaatctctaatgacgtcacacccgtacaatttgtatggcattgtcatgacattagtgtctcaagactctattacagactcaatctctaatgacgtcacacacgtacaatttgtatggcattgtcatgacattactgtctcagactctattacagactcaatctctaatgacgtcacacacatacaatttgtatggcattgtcatgacattactgtctcagactctattacagactcaatctctaatgacgtcacacacatacaatttgtatggcactgtcatgacattactgtctcactCTATTACAGattcaatctctaatgacgtcacacacatacaatttgtatggcattgtcatgacattagtgtctcagactctattacagactcaatctctaatgacgtcacacacatacaatttgtatggcattgtcatgacattactgtctcagactctattaccgactcaatctctaatgccGTCACAcctacaatttgtatggcattgtcatgacattagtgtctcactctattacagactcaatctctaatgacgtcacacgcgtacaatttgtatggcattgtcatgacattactgtcttagactctattacagactcaatctctaatgacgtcacacgcatacaatttgtatggcattgtcatgacattactgtctcagactctattacagactcaatctctaatgacatcacacatacaatttatatggcattgtcatgacattagtgtctcagactctattacagactcaatctctaatgacgtcacatgcatacaatttgtatggcattgtcatcacattactgtctcagactctattacagactcaatctctaatgacatcacacatacaatttatatggcattgtcatgacattagtgtctcagactctattacagactcaatctctaatgacgtcacacacacatacaatttgtatggcattgtcatgacattactgtctcagactctattacagactcaatctctaatgatgtcacacgcatacaatttgtatggcattgtcatgacattactgtctcagactctattacagactcaatctctaatgacgtcacacgtacaatttgtatggcattgtcatgacattactgtctcagactctattacagactcaatctctaatgacgtcacacacatacaatttgtatggcattgtcatgacattagtgtctcagactctattacagactcaatctctaatgacgtcacacgcatacaatttgtatggcattgtcatgacattactgtctcagactattaagagtctagactttaaaagtgctataagcaccaggccagattGCTAAAAGGGAACAAGCACtctgagtactgctaaagcaatacatgtactCTACCGGGccccaacaaattttcttatTGCCTAAATTTAAAGGCCatacttgatcagtaacagtacatgataaagctatatatactactcaaaagaatttaagggtcagacgatattttcgacattattttctgaatgtcaattatattagctagaccataatgtcacgcatggtattgttccattttgacgaaagtgggtctaagcaacccataaatgaattaaaatccactgtcattgacactgtcgactagttctaatggcgaaaacatgcttacatttgcacgtaaattagggcgaaagcgaaaggtctgctaagtgcccataacttgctttttcacaaagcgcttcattggcacgctttgcatgtgtattccatgttcccaatgctgaatttccgtataatttgAGCTTgtgttcgtgtacggtgcacactccaaattcgacaatggtacgacgtcaactgactatcgaagatcgaggaagggctattgcttggcttcaggatggcaatacgcaaagaaatgttgctctgagacttggtgtcagtcagagtgtcgttggccgactgtggcaacggtaccaagcaacgaattctgttcgaaatcgtccatgtTCGgaaagaccccgaagcactacaaatagagaggaccgctacatcaccaatatggctctacgtcaacgcacaaccactgcacgccgattacgtgacaatctgcggactgcgactggaactcgattgtctgatcaaaccatacgcaatcgtctgagagccaataatctacgctgccgtcgccaggctgttcgaccaccactcctaccacatcacagaacggccagacgtcactggtgcacgcttcatctgcggtggcaacgtgttcagtggggtcgagtgatgttcaccgacgagtccaggtttagtctccagtttaacgacggtcgggttcgtgtctacagatgtcctggggagcgtttcgctgacgttaacgttagacaacgtcactggttcggtggtggcagcgtcatggtgtgggacggcatctctatccaccacaggacccccctctatgtggtggatggatggcaatctgaatgaaatccgctatctgaatgagattatccggccgttggttctcccaggccttcagcagattggcggcgggcagttctgcaggatgacaatgccagaccccaccgcgccagggtggtaacggactttctcagacaacaaggtatcgccaggatggattggccagcatattcgcctgacttggccccaatagagtatgcctgggacgaattaggcaggagagttcgggataaccatgcccctacggccaaccttcatgatctgggtcaacttcttatggcagagtggcaggccattccccaagagttcttcagacgtctgatcaacagcatgaggcaacgatgtgtcgagtgtattcgcgccaggggcggattcacacactattaaacgaatgttctaatgtgtaaaatccatgtttgacaaccttcaactttgacagcatgtcatgtgactttcttgtatacagtgacgtttatttgtggttttttgtaaatatggaacaataaattaaatttttggtgtagtttacatcatcaatctaatacactctgaaacttatttggttatacatttttgacccttaaattcttttgaatagtatacaaaatttcatctcaatatcttcaggcattgcaaaacaaaagacTAGAATGGGTTTTTCATAtcgcctaagttcaagggccataactccattaAAAAAAAGGGTAAATCAGCATGAAAGGCAAACTTATCTGTACACGAACCATCCAGAaaacatatgtgggacagatggacggacggacacagacagatggacggacggaaATGAAACCTATACTCCCCTCTGTTTGGAcctgtaggggactaataacatatGTATCCAGGTATACTGTTGGGTCCAAAtataggccccttcccaaaagaaagtggcactgaaaattcccaatttctgtaCGAAAGATTCCCAACATTATGTCTCTtctaataaagaaagaaatggtttatttaacgacgcactcaacacattttatttagggttatatggtgtcagacatatggttaaggaccacacagattttgagatgaaacccgctgtcgccactacataggttactctttccgattagcagcaagggatcttttatttgcgcttcccacaggcaggatagcacaaaccatggcctttgttgaaccagttatggatcactggtcagtgcaagtggtttacacctacccattgagccttgcagagcactcactcagggtttggagtcggtatctgaacccagtacctaccagcctgtagaccaatggcttaatcacgacgccaccgaggacggtcgtctgttctaataaattaactgtacagtggtgtactgcatcattcattAGCCAGAAAAGATATCCCAAATATGACTTACTCGTTCTAATTCTCCCAACCGCATCAGACATGGGACCCTAGTGAAATATCCTGGATAAATCCAGGTACTCTACTCAGCTAGATACTTAAaaagacagaccctagtttttaaacactaaggcataattttcacctagactctagtttcaacccataaagatggacactaagtttggttaatatacaaacctgtaacaaatttggatacaacagagtgaaactaaagtctgtgatgttgaaatatacttgattttaaaaaaatagactaaaatgcaactccataaccattacttctcaacacacatacatttttaaaaatataaaaaatacattttgtggtattagaaacaccaggatgaccagaaacactttggttgtacggaaatggataatctaaacaataaaatgtaagtaatgtttgatttcagttatcataaatgATTCTAATAGGGAAAAATATGCTgtatggtgtttaaaaactagggtatgtgcctTTAATGTAACATTGTACTACCACATTTTTAAAGCCTCTGTTTAAAGGgagtgtcctgagtttgcatCCACTGTAACATATTTCTGTCTAACAAAGTCTTTTTGTACAGTTACAgtctcaatatattttcttgtttggaatatctgTCTTTCTATATCGAACGTGTTTGAGGTCATGTGTTAATATCTGTAGCAGTCACTTTTCATATTACTTCAtaatttgttgggttttttgtgtttttttcgtaGGTACAAATTTATTGGagggtaaaatctggtttgagctattacaaacattaggacgacaacaaacaccttgtttatacagacactgatattctaaacaggaaaatatctttaatatgtaaccgcagtcatcaaaaaggatctgttagtcatacacataaatacaattgtagcaaactcaggctAATCCCATTGTTAGATATAGGGTAGCATTTTTATGGAAACGCAATTGTCGTATCTTGTATGGAGATGAATTTGTGCACTGTGAAAATCCTAAATTTGACCTTATTAGATGGAgatacacaaatgtatatatatatgtttcacAAACTTTCACCTTTTGAGATTAAGAAATGTGTTTACTACCTTCACCCCTATCAAAATAATGGTTCCACACAGCTAATTTACATGTTTCTAAAGCTACTGCACCCACCTTGGAGGTCAGCCTCACTGGGGTAGGGGTGTGACACGAACGACCCCATATCCCTGATGGGCACAGAGGCCGCATCGGCCTTGATTTCAGCGACTCGATTCGGGGTTCCCATGGTTGTATTAGAGCACTACGCTGTCATCAGACTTAAAAGTAGTCAAAAAGTACATCTTCAGTAAACTGGGAAAGCAGAATCTGAAAAACACAACATACAATTATTAAGATATCATCAAAAACAGAAGGGTGAAAAAAcataagatataaaaaaaacagcaGGGTGAAAAACATGATTATAAGATATCATAAAAAAAACAGCAGGGTGAAAAACATGATAATAAGATATCATCAAACACAGCAGGGCAAAAACATGATTATAAGATATCATCAAAAACAGCAGGGTGAAAAACATAAGATATCAAAAAAGGTagggtgaaaaaaaaaaaagagtatgtAATCTTTTTCAGACAAATATTCTTTGGCATATAAGTTTTGCCGATATTCTTTTTCATAAAAGTTTTGCGAATATTGTTTAatcaaccagtgcatcacaactggtcaaaggccatggtaagtgctttcgtgtctgtgggaaagtgcatataaaagatcccttgatgcattaggaaaaatgtagcaggtttcctctgatgactacgattcaaaattaccaaatgtttgacatctaatagccgatgattaattaattaatgcactctattggtgtcattaaacaaaaactaccaAACGTTTTTAAGACTACATCAAGTCAAAGCTATAAACATTATGCCTAAAAAATATATCTGCCCAGAACGATCAAGCCCAAGTTAAGTACAAAACATGCCGACCTGAAAATATTGCAGCTCCAggtttaattagattaaattaacttgaaatgcatttctggatACCAACAACTCTTCACCCGCGGTTAATTACATTACTGCCCTGAAAAAGACCTCCCTGCACTCAGAAGAGACAGCAAAACCTGTTGCGCCCAAATTAGTGATCGATCTGAAGTCCAGAGAGGACGTCTCACATGCAGGATCTACGTGTAGTTAAGGCAGTAGAGTGCTAGCCCGAGGTCGAAGGATCAAACCCCCTCAGTGGACCGGGCCAttatctgattgggtttttattTGTCCTAATCAGTGCTCCATTATTGGAATATTCATGTTTATGGTATATGCCGTCCTGTTCATgggaaagtgcctataaaagattcACTGCTGCTACTGAAAAATGGTGGGTTTCGTCTGAGGACTACATATGAgaatttgcatataaaagattccttatgCCATTCCACACACAGACAGGCCACAGCAACAGGCCACACAACTGTCGCACACACAAGCAACATCGCTTCCACGATGCAAATAAACTGTAATCCCCagacccatatatatatatatatatatatatatatatatatatacagtcgaacctgtctatggcggccactcgTGGGGCATGACAAAAGTTGCCGCCATAGAGAGGTGGCCGCCGTATGCAGGTCATATATAAGTCCGAATTGTCGTCTCATCTTGCGGTTAAATCTCTGCAGCCACCACTCAAACAATCCGGTGTTCATCCATGCTTTCTTGTTGTTGGTGTATGTTACTGGTAGAGATTCTggtgttatgtttttaaaacagcgTGGTTTCTTGTTGTTGGTGTATGTTACTGGTAGAGATTCTggtgttgtttttaaaacagcgTGGTTTCTTGTTGTTGGTGTATGTTACTGGTAGAGATTCTggtgttgtttttaaaacagcgTGGTTTCTTGTTGTTGGTGTATGTTACTGGTAGAGATTCTggtgttatgtttttaaaacagcgTGGTTTCTTGTTGTTGGTGTATGTTACTGGTAGAGATTCTggtgttgtttttaaaacagcgTGGTTTCTTGCACTTTCCTATGACTAGAGGAACACATTTTTCTCCAGTCATACTTGCACATAGTGCCACGGTCAGTCTCTCCTTAGAGCGCTTACCGCCAGCACATTCATCAACTTTCACTTTAAGGGTTGCCTTTGTTGTAtccctgtaaaacagaccgGTCTCGTCCATATTGAAAATGTCCTTAGGAGCATACCCGTCACACACCACTGGCAACTTTGACTTCCAGTCCTCAACTGCAGTGTCACTTACATCACCTCGCTCCCCACTTAGTGTACCTGCAACGATGTTGTGTCTATGCCTGAATGAATCCAGCCACCCATTTGACGCTTTGAAACTCGCTATTCCCAAATCTTCGGCAAATTTCAACGCCTTCTCCTTAATCAGTGGACCGCTGACATTTATTTTACGAGCAGTGGCATCTTGGAACCATTTCCAAACCAACATGTTAATATCCTCATTGCCTGTAAGTTTTCTCTGCCTTTTTCTGTCAGAGGGCTGGTTGTTAATATAATCTGCCAACACCTCCGCTTTTCTCTTTAAAATGCCATCAATCTGAGTTCTACCCACCCCGAAATGTTCAGCAATTTTTCTAGCACTCAGTTTGTCTTTCTCTGATTTTTTAATGACGTCTACTCTCTGTTCCAACGTTAACGCGATCGGCTTACTGGGTTTAggtggcattttgaaaataaatatcagaaataaactgcagcagtatttaattccttctagagttgacacgtttaactccagttgttttaggctagataccctcttatcaactgcgtttaatgaccaccgccgatgactagtacatcgcaccgttaatccagattaaaaacacttgttaattaacgaacacagctaagtgaccgacgacctttaaaggaccgctgtttatcaagccaattggttatatcaacaaaaacatcttacgtttttttttttacgattgccgacatttctttataacttgCACTAAGAAACAATTGTGGCCCCGATAGCAGGttcattttctcttttttatgacaaaagtgtggccgctggccgcgttgagcaggtggttgccatatagaggtaaaatatatagtaaaattcattggggggacctcagggtggccgccatggacaggtggccgccatatggaggtggccgctaaggcaggtttgactgtatatatatatatatatatatatatatatatatattgaaaatatttggCAAAATTACCTGCCTTGCATTTCCAACAATAATGGATCTTAATTTGAAAACAGCAATAAAAGAAAAGTGAAATGAAATTATggtaaactattttatatttattgtgtacaaagccaaaacaatgtTGTCACGATGGCCTGTCACGAACTATAGTTGTGgggagtttttgttttatttttttaacaagttaAAACTAGCtggataaataataaatttatttgtcTCAATCATGATTTTCACGAAGACTTAAATGTTGTACAGATTTTGTTAATGTTGATACAACTCAATCAGTTTGGCAATATATTCATCTGAAAGAACCGCCACACTATGCGTTTAGTGACCTTGAACTTTTGCCCGTCTTCTGATTGGCTGCAACAGCACTATGTGTAACACAAAACAGAACACATCTACACATGCCACCTGTGGTTGTGCCATGGCCAAGCAACGTTTTTTTGGTGTGACTTTGGTCTCGCACACAAGGCCACACCACAAAATCTTGTTACTCTGCTGTTGTGTGGCTAGTTGCTATTGCGCGTTACATGTGTGCAACGGcctttactactaatgaaaaaatgtagcgggtttcctctctaagactgtttatctgaatgatcaaatgtttgacatccaatagccaattattaatttaatcaatgtgctctagtggtgttatttgagaaaacaaacttctttcttcTGTATTTAATTTATCAGCCTTGACATTTTAATCAAACAacctaaccactatgccactaTATGTATACAGCCTGGATAAAATGCCACGCAATTGCCTAGGTTTTAGTGCCATGGTCAATCCACAAACATATAATTAAAGAGCCTTCAAGTTAGAAACATAATTATCACTCTACAGTTTACTACTTGTGAATTATCATACAGAGTCCGATGGTGAAGAACAAGTTTCATATTGATCTTATTTGCTGACACAGACGGACGCAGATTTAAAGTATGCTCatcattattatttcttttaacagGTTGGCTAATTTACTGCACAACTGGGTTATCAGAATGATCAAAAGGTGGGTTTTTCCCCAACCTGATCATTTTAACAGAAAAGAAATTTTgataattagaaagaaagaaagaaagaaagaaagaaagaaatgttttatttaacgacgcactcaacatgaGGGAAAGGCTaggatgaaatattttaatgagaACTGACCAGGACCCCATTACACAAAACAATCTTAGCACCAAGATCACCTGAAGTGCATATATGGTAggcaaggtttctgccagaaggtaaaaTGGGTATATGGCGTTATACCCagcagaattgtttttaaaagttaaccttttgacaaaattaattactcttattattaatgtatgattttcataactctaaccctaaacttaacccattttttttcggggtggggtggggcctCACATACCCCCTCCCCTGTTGActatggttgcattcaattccatagcaccatacacaaaaatttctttctggcagaaacactggtagGAGCATTTCCCcataaagaaaatgggttaaatttagggttagggttaagaaaatcatacagtaatgataagagtaattaattttgtcaaaaggttatgttaaaaaaaaaaaaatctgcaatttgtttttgggtatatggcgccatacccattttaccctctggcagaaaccctagctgggtagttatgcacttaaggtgatcttagcgttaagatcgctttgtgaaaCTAGACTAAAGGCTGAAAGTTCTAAAAGGAAATTACTATGGGCATTGATTGGGGAATATTGTGTGGAAAATGCCCTTTAATTCAGGTGGGCCAGCTACCTGTAAGAAGATTGTTCTACATTTTGCCTGCATACACATGTGCATATGTCCTTGGATAGTTGACTTTGTCCTTGGTTTGCACACTGCACCTCGTGGGTTACCACTGTATCACTGTTTGACCTTTACCAGATAATACTGTGTGCACACGGTACTCCTCCCCGCCCCCTCCCTCCCCTAACAATCAACTATTTTTGA comes from Gigantopelta aegis isolate Gae_Host chromosome 13, Gae_host_genome, whole genome shotgun sequence and encodes:
- the LOC121387168 gene encoding tigger transposable element-derived protein 4-like — its product is MPPKPSKPIALTLEQRVDVIKKSEKDKLSARKIAEHFGVGRTQIDGILKRKAEVLADYINNQPSDRKRQRKLTGNEDINMLVWKWFQDATARKINVSGPLIKEKALKFAEDLGIASFKASNGWLDSFRHRHNIVAGTLSGERGDVSDTAVEDWKSKLPVVCDGYAPKDIFNMDETGLFYRDTTKATLKVKVDECAGDSAFPVY